The following coding sequences are from one Candidatus Bathyarchaeota archaeon window:
- a CDS encoding transcriptional regulator, with translation MSRGVYLVRSRRGQMDIIMDILAEASKEVNKTRIVYGANLNFNLGQKYLSLLIDKELLIKVAGDGGTLYKTTERGIEVLNNYRRIKRFV, from the coding sequence ATTTCGCGTGGGGTTTATTTGGTTCGTAGTCGTCGGGGGCAGATGGATATCATCATGGATATTCTAGCTGAGGCTTCGAAGGAGGTGAACAAGACCCGTATTGTTTATGGGGCGAACTTGAACTTCAATCTTGGTCAGAAATATTTGTCTCTGCTTATTGATAAGGAGCTTTTAATTAAGGTGGCTGGGGATGGAGGGACGCTCTATAAGACTACGGAGAGGGGCATAGAGGTTTTGAATAATTATAGAAGGATTAAGCGGTTTGTTTAA